The nucleotide window TTTAGGGTTTTTGATAATATCACCGCTCCCTTTATTGTTTCCCTTTCCTTTCTTTTGCCCTCCCaggtttcctttttccctttcctttttttttctagcTTTAGTTTTCTAGTTTCTAGGGTTCTTTTATCCGATTTTTGTTGATTCTTATTATCAattaggaaaagaaaagaaaacttaccTGGGAAATTTATTAGAATATCCCGTTCCTTTTGGCAGTATTTACTGCACTTGCCATTTCCTTACTTCAGAAACGTTAACACGACGATATAGGTTCTTACctgattaattaaaaaaaagaagcCTAAAACTACTTCCgaagttcattttttttttgtagtcATATATTCACCTGGAAACCGTACGTATTGAAAGAAACCACTTCTATATTCGGATTAGTTGCCttgttattttgaaattattgtCTTTGTTTTTTGTTGCGTTGTGGTGGTTCGAAGGGTTAAGAAGTTAttagggaaggaaaagtggtttAGGATTGCATGGGAGAGTATGAAGGGTGGGCGGCACAGCAGCCACCCATCGGGTTATTACCGAACGGTTTGTTACCGAATGAAGCCGCCTCGGTTATTCTGGTACTTGACTCGGAGCGATGGATGAAGGCTGAGGAAAGAACCGCTGATCTCATTGCCTGCATTCAGCCCGATTCACCCTCGGAAAGTCGCCGTAATGCGGTCGCGGATTATGTACAACGCCTAATCGCTAAATGTTTCCCTTGTCAGGTCTAATCAAATGCCACTCCATTATAATTTCTTTTCATAATGTGAATGCCATCTATGAAATTATATATGTCTAATTCTTCATTTTTGGTTTCTATGTTGAGGAGATGATTGAATGAATTCACTCTGTTACAGATGTTAAATGTGGATAATTCATAAGGGGTATTCATATAAATAGGATAAAAAGTTCATATCTTTGCATTTCTTTTTCGGGATGTTGACTGGAAGGCTGAATGTAACTTATGCTATACCAATTTTAATGTTGAGTTTCTTTGCTTTTTGATGATAGGTGTTTACTTTTGGGTCTGTGCCCCTCAAGACGTATTTGCCTGATGGGGATATTGACTTAACAGCCTTCAGTAAgaatcaaaatttgaaggatacATGGGCTCATCAGGTTTGTGATATGCtggaaaatgaagaaaaaaatgaaaatgctGAATTCCGAGTGAAAGAAGTTCAGTACATTCAGGCCGAGGTAAAGTCATGATTTGATGCCTTTTCTTCACAATTCTTATGGAATCTTCTCTGGAATCTCAGAGATTGTCTTGATTCTTAGAATATCTTGTTTATCCTTATGTCAACATTTTAGTATCCTTGGCCTGATTTCTTCAATGAAAATTTGCATGTTTGTGACACTTGCTACTGGCTGGGATCTTCTTATTTGCTGTGTTAATGCTATTCTTCctatttttaatattatctttAGAAGGTCTTGCTTTAAACTAGCTGTAGAATTCTTCACATGTTTGcttgattatgttattttaacacatgaatttgtttttatatttcCTTTTTCTTCTCATGCACTTCAGGTGAAGATAATCAAGTGTCTTGTAGAAAATATTGTGGTAGACATTTCATTTAATCAGCTCGGTGGATTATGTACCCTTTGTTTTCTTGAAGAGGTCAGTGATGCAATACCTGCCACTTAATGTCTGCAGATTTATTTTTGGAATTGTGGAATGGTGGACCTTTAGGGATTAGTGTAAGTTTTAACCAAGCTTAATGTCCATGTGTGTAGGTTGATATTTTGATAAATCAGAACCATTTGTTCAAGCGTAGCATCATATTGATAAAAGCATGGTGTTATTATGAGAGCCGTATATTGGGTGCTCATCATGGACTTATCTCAACTTATGCCTTGGAAACCTTGGTTCTTTACATATTCCATGTTTACAATAAGTCCTTTTCTGGACCACTTGAGGTGGCCATTTTTacctttctatttttttttattcttttttcgtTAGTCTCCACATCTGTTTGACTTTTCTCACGTCTTCATGCTTAGGTCCTGTATCGTTTTCTTGAGTTCTTTAGCAAGTTTGATTGGGAAAATTTTTGTGTTAGCCTATGGGGGCCTGTTCCAATTCGTTCGCTTCCAGGCATATCTGGTACTGCATTTTCTGGACATCTTATTCTAAGCTTTGAATAAGAATCCTCCATTTACcaaatgtttttttattattatttattttttattaattacatTGTTTGAAATACTTTTTTTTTGCAGCGGAACCTCCTCGAAAAGATGGTGGAGAGTTATTACTTAGCAAATATTTTCTTGATACTTGCAGTTCAAGATATGCTGTTTGCCAAGAAAATCAGGGGCAACCCTTCACTTCTAAACATTTCAATGTGATTGATCCTTTGCGTCTAAATAACAATCTTGGACGTAGTGTTAGTAAAGGTACATCTGTAACTTTTTTAAGTGGTTATTCCTTGTATTGTTTTGATATTTCTCTGTCTTTGTGACTTCCTTCTCCCTTACTTATCATTCTCTGTTTCCAAAACTATGTCTGCATACTTTGTTGCTATCAAATTCAGTTGTGGGTGATACATTGCAATGAACTTCTAATACAGCGACCTGATTAAgaactttttaaaatatttaacttaAATTGGTAAAAAGGAAGTTGAAGAGACTGTCAATGCAGGGATGAAAAGGTAATAGAAAACAATTAGAATCTTGATTTTGTTTACTTCGGCAAAATTCTGGCACTTAGCAGAAACTTTATGATTAAGCATGTCATGAGTCGATGATGGATAGTGCCATGTACATGTAAAACTTTTCAGTCTTAGTGCTTTTTGAATAGATAGAGTTGTGAATTTTCTGGTTGGATGTATCCTCTGCTAATAATAGGTTTTGTTGTGAATAAAAATAATTCTATATTCTCCAGGCAATTTCTTTAGGATACGCAGTGCATTTGCATTTGGTGCTAAAAAGTTGGCAAGAGTGCTTGATTGTCCCAAAGAGGACCTGTATTATGAAGTAAATCAATTCTTTATGAATACATGGGAAAGGCATGGCAGTGGCCAACGGCCTGATGCACCAAGGAATTATCTGCGGTGCTTGAGATTGTCAAATTTGGACTACACTCATGGATCTAAGAATATCAGAAACAATTCAAGCAGCAAAGGAAATGACATGTCCTCACGGCATGAAACTCAAGCTGAAAGAGTTCAAGGATCATTTGGTGTTTCATTACAGCATGTTAATTATCCTTTGGAAAGCACAAGTAAGATTAGTGATGTTTCTGCTGTTTCTTGTACTGAAAACCAAAGGAGTCATGGTAGCAAGAGCAACTCAAAAACCTCTGATCAAGTTAGATGGGATTCTAATTCCAATCAGAATGTTCATAACAGTGCTGGTCAGAGAATTTCTAAAGCAGAGAATTTGGTGATTGATGTTCAAGGAAGATATCTTTTTGCAAGGACGTGTTCTAGTCCTGAGCTTACTGAAACATATGGAGAAGTTACTTCTAACCAAAGGCAGAACAGAATGCCGGAGAGTGGGAAAACCCAGATTGCTTCTATGAGGTCAAATAATGACGGGGGGAAGAATATGGAATCTGGTTTGGCAGAAAGGCATAACATTAAATCTTCATCTGATGATCCTTCATCTATTAGGCGAGCATCAAACCATCAAAGCATTGATACTGCTGCTGATCCAAACAGTCTTCCAAATAGTTTCCAAGATGATTTTGGCTTGGGAACCATGAGTCAGGAATTTTCTTTGGTTCCAGGTGTACAAGGAATGCATCAAGAAGAGCAAGATCTACTGAACATGATGGCATTTTCTACGGCTCATGGCTTTGATGGTCAGGTTCCTGTTCCGCTAAATTTAGCTGCAGGTCACTTACCTTTTCCTTTCCAATCTCTACCAATGGGATACAATCAGAGAAATTTGGGTGGAATCCTTCCTTCAAATATTCAAATGTTTCCCCAAGGATTGGTCTCTTTTCCTCTGGCCCATTATTTTTCTAGCATTGGGTTAGCCTCAAATACAGAGGATCCAATTGAGGCCAGTAGTGAAAATTTTGGTTCTCCAGAAATGAACTCAGGGGAAGTGGAACGTGATTCATGGCAGGAACAAGACAGGGGTTCTAGTGGTGGTTTTGTTGATCTTCATAACGGGAGTTTTGAAATGCTTCAGTCGGATGATAAGCAACTTTCAACCTCAGCTGGCTATAATTTTTTTCAGTCTTCTAGGGTAAGCAGCTCTGGTAGTTCTAAAACCCAACAGAAGTTTGCTAAAGAAGCTCGAGGTTCAAGTAGGGAAGGTCATCTAGATGATAACCGAGGTAATGATGTTTTCTTTGATGAAAGAACTACAAGTTCTAGATCCATGACTGCTTCACATACAAGTTCACTCAGAAGTAAAACCTCATCAGAAAGTTCTTGGGATGGGTCGTCAGCAAAGGTCTGTAAGCCAGCTAGGGAGAAAAGGGGTAGGAAATTGTCTTCTTCTGCGGTTCCTTCTGCTACATGTGGAAAAGGTAAAAGTGTATCTGACTATTCCTCTCAGGCAGAAGACAATAGCAGAGACTGGAACCCACCATCAATAGGGAGCAGTGATATGGCAGGAAGAACTATTGAACCTCAACCAGTTTGTTCTTTGCCTGTTCCAAGGCATCAAATATCTGGATTTGAGACAGCCTTGACAAGTGGTTCAGATCCATTGATACCCATTACTCCATTCCTCTTAGGTCCAGGTTCAGGTCAAAGAACTATGGATAATTCTGGAGTTCATCCCTTGGCCTTCACCATAACAGGGCCGCCAGTACCATTTGTATTGTGCCCTGTGTACAACATTCCAGCAGAAACAGGAGCTCCAGATGCATCAACAAGCCATTTTGGTTGGGATGAGGGTTTGGATAACAATGATTCTTGTCAGAATTTTGAATCATCTGCGGGACTTGATCAATCTGAGGTGTTAAGTACTTCTAGTTCTACAAGAAATGCTTCATCTCTCGAGCCAGTAGAGCGTAAGTCAGACATTCTCAATGGTGACATTGCTAGCCATTGGCAAAACTTGCAATATGGACGGTTTTGCCAAAATTCACAATATCCTCCACCTCTGATTTATCCTTCTCCTGTTGTGGTGCCACCTTTATATTTACAAGGTCATTTTCCATGGGATGGTCCTGGGAGACCTCCTCCATCAAATGTGAACCTCTTTTCTCAACTTATGAATTATGGGCCTCGTATTGTTTCTGCTCCCCATCAATCTGTTTCAAATAGACCTGCGAGCGTATACCAACGGCATGCTGATGAGATGCCAAGATATCGCAGTGGTACTGGGACCTACCTGCCTAATCCTGTAAGTCACATACTGACATTCTCTAATGAGCCTTTATGACTTTAAATTTCTGCATTTGAACTTTGCCTTCTTTGAAAAGTAATTTTGGTTGCATACATGGTCCTGTTTTTCCATTATGCATGCTTTGGAGAGTGATGTTGTTTACATACACGGTCCTGTAATTTTTCCGTTCTCCTTTAATTTAGCGTACAACGATACAGTGGACAATCTTTTCAAATGCAATATTGTCTTGGCCATAAGATATTCATACATTAGTCTGTCTTTTGAAGTGATCTTAATATTGTTAGCTTTGTGCCATTTAACACTTAAAACTATAGCCTTCATAAATTTTCTATACGTTTTTCTACTTCAGAAAGTTTCAATCAGAGAACGGCATTCTGCAAATACAAGGAGGGGAAAATATAATTATGATAGAAATGACCACCATGGTGATAGAGATGGGAACTGGATTGCCAATTCAAAGTCACAAGCTGGTGGGTACAGCCATAGTTGCAATCAAAATGAAAAATCAAGGTTCACATGTGACCAATTGGGTGCTGTTGCTGATGACAGCAGAGCTGAGAGGCCTTGGGGCTCACATAGGCATGATTCGTTTTCTTCATACCAGTCTCATAATGGTCCGGTCTGTGCAAACTCTTCTCAAGGTAGCTCTGCCAGCATGCAATATGGCATGTATCCACTGCCAGCCATGAACACCAGTGGGGTGTCGTCAAATGGACCTACCATTCCTTCTGTTGTCATGCTGTATCCCTATGATCATAATTCTGGTTATGGTTCCTCTGATGAACAACTTGAATTTGGTTCTCTTGGACCAGTGGATTTCTCAGGCATGAATGAAGAAGCATCACAGGTAAGTGATGGAAGCAACCCAGGTGGGGTATATGACAAGCAAAGGTTTCATGGTACCTCTGCTCAACAGTCTTCTCCAGATCAGCCTTCTTCACCCCACCTCCAAAGGTAATTTGTCTTGCTTGTCTGAGATAGTTTCTTTACTAGACTAAACAAAAGGAGTCAGCCTAAGTAGAACGCGGCATCTATGCTATTGTTGAAATGCCTTTACTGGTCTGGCAATAGAGTTGATGGCGTATCTATGGACAGCTTGAATTAGCTGTATGGGAATTGCTGCTTGCTCTCCTCCTCTTCCCACGTTGGCATCACCCTTTTCCTGTCTGATGCTCATAGTTCTGATGGGCTGTTTCTCTGCCATAAACCATGAGTCTATGACTAGTAGTTATTCCTTATAtggcaagtatattgaattttaAAAGTGGATCATAACCCTCTTTTTTAAAGTTCATACCTTCGACATTCTATTTTgaactcttttgtttcaattAGATTGTTTTCTGAATCTCATTTATTTGTCTTTAACAGAGGACTTTGATTTGATTGCCAAATCTGTGGCTGAAGATGAGGATTCTTGGCCCCTTTCTTTTCCATCAGAGGGAAGAAATAATGGAGTGCCATTTGTGAAAAGCCCCTTACAAGGCATGTTTGTTCACATCTCACTCAAGATGGTCAACCATGCTTCTTGGCTTGTGCCTGTATGTACATTATGGATGataaaatcatttttttaaacGCTCTGCTTTTGAGGAGGTAAGAGTAATGGTGAAAAGAATGCAGGACTCGGGAGGTTAGACTTAAGTTTAGGGTTCTACACATTGTAACCGAAATAGGAGCTCCTTAGGATTACAAAATGAAAGGAACCGAGTTCTCTATTAATTGCAATGATTTAGATGTACTTACCCACATTGTTATTAGGAGATTTTATTTTGACATTACATTTCAGTAACTTTCTTGTTCGGTCTCCAGTGCAATGAAAGTTTTCTCCTGGTCAAAGAGTAAAGTAAAATAAAACGGGTTACAGGAGACAGTAGATAATATTACAAATTTACAACCTAAAACTagtagaaaggaaaagaaaaggtttttaAAGAAAGGAAGGATAGTGGATAAAAGTAGAGAGGATGGTGGATGAGAAGTGGATGGAGAGAGGTTTTCTAAACTTCCTTCGATGCCTTTATAGGCTTCCTTCATCTCCTTTTTATACGAAAATTTTTGAACTTTATTTAATTTCCTTTGAATCCCGTATAGTTTTTTTAATAAAGATAATGTCTGATCATTGATTTGACATGGTTGTTTTTacattattttcttttttgtctGCATCTAGATGTCATTGTCCCAAATTGCTTTCTCTCCATTTCATCTAGTTGTAATGAATCTATTGACATTCTtggtgaattttaattttttgacgTATTCTTGATTTCTTTTGTCCTATGTGATAGAAAATCATCAATCTCTATGTCAGTTATCTTTTTTAATTT belongs to Gossypium arboreum isolate Shixiya-1 chromosome 7, ASM2569848v2, whole genome shotgun sequence and includes:
- the LOC108456466 gene encoding uncharacterized protein LOC108456466, which translates into the protein MGEYEGWAAQQPPIGLLPNGLLPNEAASVILVLDSERWMKAEERTADLIACIQPDSPSESRRNAVADYVQRLIAKCFPCQVFTFGSVPLKTYLPDGDIDLTAFSKNQNLKDTWAHQVCDMLENEEKNENAEFRVKEVQYIQAEVKIIKCLVENIVVDISFNQLGGLCTLCFLEEVDILINQNHLFKRSIILIKAWCYYESRILGAHHGLISTYALETLVLYIFHVYNKSFSGPLEVLYRFLEFFSKFDWENFCVSLWGPVPIRSLPGISAEPPRKDGGELLLSKYFLDTCSSRYAVCQENQGQPFTSKHFNVIDPLRLNNNLGRSVSKGNFFRIRSAFAFGAKKLARVLDCPKEDLYYEVNQFFMNTWERHGSGQRPDAPRNYLRCLRLSNLDYTHGSKNIRNNSSSKGNDMSSRHETQAERVQGSFGVSLQHVNYPLESTSKISDVSAVSCTENQRSHGSKSNSKTSDQVRWDSNSNQNVHNSAGQRISKAENLVIDVQGRYLFARTCSSPELTETYGEVTSNQRQNRMPESGKTQIASMRSNNDGGKNMESGLAERHNIKSSSDDPSSIRRASNHQSIDTAADPNSLPNSFQDDFGLGTMSQEFSLVPGVQGMHQEEQDLLNMMAFSTAHGFDGQVPVPLNLAAGHLPFPFQSLPMGYNQRNLGGILPSNIQMFPQGLVSFPLAHYFSSIGLASNTEDPIEASSENFGSPEMNSGEVERDSWQEQDRGSSGGFVDLHNGSFEMLQSDDKQLSTSAGYNFFQSSRVSSSGSSKTQQKFAKEARGSSREGHLDDNRGNDVFFDERTTSSRSMTASHTSSLRSKTSSESSWDGSSAKVCKPAREKRGRKLSSSAVPSATCGKGKSVSDYSSQAEDNSRDWNPPSIGSSDMAGRTIEPQPVCSLPVPRHQISGFETALTSGSDPLIPITPFLLGPGSGQRTMDNSGVHPLAFTITGPPVPFVLCPVYNIPAETGAPDASTSHFGWDEGLDNNDSCQNFESSAGLDQSEVLSTSSSTRNASSLEPVERKSDILNGDIASHWQNLQYGRFCQNSQYPPPLIYPSPVVVPPLYLQGHFPWDGPGRPPPSNVNLFSQLMNYGPRIVSAPHQSVSNRPASVYQRHADEMPRYRSGTGTYLPNPKVSIRERHSANTRRGKYNYDRNDHHGDRDGNWIANSKSQAGGYSHSCNQNEKSRFTCDQLGAVADDSRAERPWGSHRHDSFSSYQSHNGPVCANSSQGSSASMQYGMYPLPAMNTSGVSSNGPTIPSVVMLYPYDHNSGYGSSDEQLEFGSLGPVDFSGMNEEASQVSDGSNPGGVYDKQRFHGTSAQQSSPDQPSSPHLQRGL